One window of Gigantopelta aegis isolate Gae_Host unplaced genomic scaffold, Gae_host_genome ctg4009_pilon_pilon, whole genome shotgun sequence genomic DNA carries:
- the LOC121392523 gene encoding LOW QUALITY PROTEIN: sushi, nidogen and EGF-like domain-containing protein 1 (The sequence of the model RefSeq protein was modified relative to this genomic sequence to represent the inferred CDS: deleted 1 base in 1 codon), with the protein MVICHILLLYSYTSSPFPLSYPIIAPYWADVDTRGTGSVYYRETSSASIISTVASHVSNAFPSQSPFYATSVVIATWYRVGYYNRHTDKVEVSNGFGGTPAQVGFNAGDNTNYYAVPGSETSSIVNIETTSNVGVAGMWVFK; encoded by the exons ATGGTGATTTGTCATATCTTGCTGCTATACAGCTATACATCATCACCATTTCCTCTGAGTTATCCTATAATAGCTCCTTATTGGGCTGATGTTGATACACGTGGTACTGGGTCTGTCTATTACAGAGAAACATCTAGTGCATCAATTATATCAACAGTAGCAAGTCATGTGTCTAATGCTTTTCCATCTCAGTCACCATTCTATGCCACTAGTGTTGTCATTGCTACATGGTATAGGGTTGGTTACTATAATCGACATACTGACAAAG TGGAGGTTTCTAATGGCTTTGGAGGGACACCAGCACAAGTAGGATTTAATGCTGGAGATAACACAAACTACTATGCAGTTCCTGGATCA GAAACATCTAGTATTGTAAACATAGAAACTACCAGTAATGTTGGGGTAGCTGGAATGTGGGTTTTCAAGTGA